In Triticum aestivum cultivar Chinese Spring chromosome 5B, IWGSC CS RefSeq v2.1, whole genome shotgun sequence, the following proteins share a genomic window:
- the LOC123113603 gene encoding probable carboxylesterase 15: MASSSPPHVVEDVPPFLQLLSDGTVIRFTDGYPLPIPSPPPGQPVVDWKDVVYDASHGLKLRIYRPAAASSSGNKLPVIIYFHGGGYTIGSFDMPNFHACCVRLAGELPAVVLSADYRLAPEHRFPAGLDDAANVLSWVRGQAAAIGDNADPWLSETADFGRVFIAGDSAGGGVVHHTAVGLASGRLGPLDLIRVAGCAMLCPLFGGEERTASEAEFPPGPFLSLPAVDQAWRLVLPPGSTRDHPLANPFGPNSPALDGVALPPMLVVAAAHDLLRDRSVDYAARLKAMEKPVELVEFEGQHHGFFAVEPYGDAGSEVVRLVKRFVYGNGGASD, from the coding sequence ATggcgtcctcctcgccgccgcacGTCGTGGAGGACGTGCCTCCGTTCCTGCAGCTCCTCAGCGACGGCACGGTGATCCGCTTCACTGACGGCTACCCGCTCCccatcccgtcgccgccgcccggccaGCCCGTCGTCGACTGGAAGGACGTCGTGTACGACGCCAGCCACGGCCTCAAGCTCCGCATCTACAGGccggcggcggcctcctcctccgggAACAAGCTCCCGGTGATCATCTACTTCCACGGCGGCGGGTACACCATCGGCAGCTTCGACATGCCCAACTTCCACGCGTGCTGCGTCCGCCTCGCCGGCGAGCTCCCGGCTGTGGTGCTCTCTGCAGACTACCGCCTCGCCCCCGAGCACCGGTTCCCCGCGGGCCTCGACGACGCGGCGAACGTCCTGTCCTGGGTGCGCGGCCAGGCGGCGGCTATTGGGGACAACGCCGACCCATGGCTCTCGGAGACGGCGGACTTCGGCCGGGTGTTCATCGCCGGGGACTCGGCCGGCGGGGGCGTCGTCCACCACACGGCCGTCGGCCTCGCGTCGGGCCGGCTCGGCCCCCTCGACCTCATTCGCGTCGCCGGGTGCGCGATGCTCTGCCCGCTGTTCGGCggggaggagaggacggcgtcggaggcggAGTTCCCGCCGGGCCCGTTCCTGTCGCTGCCGGCGGTCGACCAGGCGTGGCGCCTGGTGCTGCCGCCTGGGTCCACGAGGGACCACCCGCTGGCCAACCCCTTCGGCCCGAATAGCCCGGCGCTGGACGGCGTAGCGCTGCCGCCGATGCTCGTGGTGGCCGCCGCGCACGACCTGCTGCGCGACCGCTCCGTGGACTATGCCGCGAGGCTCAAGGCCATGGAGAAGCCAGTGGAGCTCGTGGAGTTCGAGGGGCAGCACCACGGGTTCTTCGCCGTCGAGCCATACGGCGACGCCGGCAGCGAGGTGGTCCGGCTCGTCAAACGGTTTGTCTACGGCAACGGCGGCGCCTCCGACTAA